In Panicum virgatum strain AP13 chromosome 4N, P.virgatum_v5, whole genome shotgun sequence, a single window of DNA contains:
- the LOC120670705 gene encoding uncharacterized protein LOC120670705: MAASPVVLRSRVLARAVSSTLRRNLLGAHPHPPCSPLAASTRPSAVHRLSSVCGGLLSVMPLHSAIASARLRSAISPESQSWGVVPQGNSMPL, translated from the exons ATGGCGGCCTCGCCCGTGGTCCTCCGATCTAGGGTTTTAGCGCGCGCCGTCTCCTCCACGCTCCGCCGCAACCTCCTCGGTGCCCACCCCCACCCTCCTTGCTCGCCCCTCGCCGCCTCTACCCGCCCGTCCGCCGTCCACAG GTTATCCTCTGTGTGCGGGGGCTTACTCTCAGTGATGCCGCTGCACAGCGCCATCGCATCAGCGCGCCTCCGGTCTGCGATTTCTCCAGAGTCCCAGAGCTGGGGCGTCGTCCCCCAAG GAAACTCAATGCCTTTATGA